CAAACTTTTTGACCCCAAGTTTGGCGACTCCTGGTGGAAGACAACACTGATCATCACTATCATTCATACACTATCACTCACAAATTGTTTACTCCACAGTAGTGGCAGGACACTGCAGCAGAAGCTCTCCATCATGTGATTTAAaacccaataaaaacatttttttctgcatctttccATCACCTTTTGATTGTTGAAAAAAATTAACTAGTTGCTCCCAATTTTTCCCATGATTTTGATGGAGacaaaagtttttaaaattggtccagtattaagtGAGACTGCAGCAGCCGGCATCAGTGAAAACAGCCTGCACTGTAACCACtcggggcatttgtgcaccatcAGTGTACATCCAATgattttgcttgtttttgccactgacaggctcaggttaTTATtctgtgtctgacaacattttgtaaaggatccctacagagatagacctttttgttaaagagtggGGTCCTTTTTGTTAAGCAGAAACAACCCCAAAATCAAtttcaccaaacccaccagactccatttaaataaacagtaattttagcgtgcATACAGCCAGTATCTTTTCACATCTTACTGGGCTAATTAAGGCTTTTTTCCAATCAAACCAGTGTTTGTGGTTGTTGGAACAGTAGAAAGATGAAACACAGCGAATTTCTTGAGTTTTATTTagtttctgtcgactttgaatgaagtgtgttttattatgataaaattactgtttatttaaatggagtctggtgtgtcTGGCGATtgcgattttggggctgtttctggttaaacaaaaaggatctcacTCTTTAACataaaggtctatctctgtcgggatcctttccataatgttatcagacacttacaataataatctgagcctgtcagtggcaaacacAGCAGTTTTAGTGATCTATGTTGACTTTGCGGTATTGCCCACCAATAACTTTACATTGCAGCCCATTTGgcggctgctggctgcagcactctcactAAGTaatggaccagtttcaaaaagtCGTTCAccattagacacaaaaacatgggaaaacagggtccagactgaaaaacaCAGAAGTTACCCTCTAACTCTTACTTCTGTTAAACGACTGATAAGAATCTGCGTCAATCTCGTCCACTGTTGTCACCATTTTCATGGCaatttttttgcatgtttgctgcttttgcttttccaACCAGGAAAACAGCTGATAAGGAGCACAACACAAGACCAACTTGAACTGCTGAAAAATAGTATCATTAAGAAGTGCAGGGTCAGTGGTAGGGACAGTCCTTCATTCTCAGAACTGCTTCATTTAAGAAATAAATCTTGGGCGCAAGCTAGATTTTCTCCTCTGCAGCCTGGACTACATTTAGAACCCTAAGGAACCTTTATGATTAGAAAGTCCAAATCAGAGTTTTATCTGAGGTCAGTTACAGAGAACCTAAATAACCCCTCAAAATTCTGGAAATCAACTGAAACATTATCTGGTACACATATTGCCTCAAGCCTCCCAGACCAAATTCTAGTTGGCTCAGATGAACTCCAGGACACAGCTGCCGTGGTCAGTCAGTTTgataaacattttattcatgCTGGGTCGGGCGTATTTGATAgcttaaatgtaaatacatcTGCTACCTCGGACAGGTTTCTCTTGTCAAAGAGATTTTCAGTCTCAGACTTCctagttaaataaaggttaaataaaagaataaaatagaaaactGGGCAGCGATTCATGACGTCTGCGATCAAGCAACACGCCTACCAAAATCAGAGATGTTCAAAGTCTACACATTTGCGTTgatcttctctctttctgtctccctgCTGTAAATAACAACACATTTGGTCAGTCTGACGTGTTAACAAGCCTCCTGACAGACTGTCAAAGCTGCTCACCGTAGCTCATCATCATGCAGGTCACCTCCTTCCCGATGCCTCTTCCTCTATAACTGGGTTCTGTTAAAAACAAGAAACTTCATGAGTGTCAGGGAACTAAAAACACAACTACTGCATGAATATGGTGTCACACTGGAGAGATAAATGCAGGGAATGATTAACATATCAAAACTAAagcgcaggttgattttagaaGCTTGGTAAGTCTTTGCTTTTGAATAACACATTGGGCTTCACCTGCTATCATGATCTCCAGCTCAGCCAGGGACGGGTCTGTGGGGTCAGTCAGGAAGATGTTGACATCTCCCACCATGCACTGCTCTTGGTCTACACTGCTGTCCGCCCACTGCTTCTTGTCCAAGATGATGAACGTGCACTCTGGAAagacagaattaaaaaaaaatattaataaaacagtgtttttcGATTTTATACAATATTAACATTTTAGGGTGGTGTGATTTCTTTTCAGTTATTTACTAGagcagttcagtcaggaccactttagtcaaagaaaactttatttccatttgcagtattatatttggtggtatggctctgttctaggGCTGATCTGCCATTCCTCcagcctacacagaaagcctcttccacatgCCTTCGTGAAAAGccaaaggcagggagagcaaccctccctgcccttccacgtgcatataaggaaagcctaaggcaaaATGTATACTTCTGGGTCGAATCGACACTGTACCTACACCATAGGCTCTGCCTCCACAAagagcctacactgtagcctgatgtgcacctccccagaaatgtaactacatgtcacagtgatgcagacctcctgtctatttctgtaagctgaaaccatttccctcagtggaaacaaagcttttatttactttaatttcacagataagaaacaataaattgtgaagacaataaagcctccacaaaaatagcattttaagtcttatgtgtgatttatcctggcttcatatgagttgAGGAAATCTCCCCCTgtcgctaagctaatttatacaatgtaaaatgccatgggcttgtgctaataatgttagcatgttgtatttgtttggaaaacgtgtttagtatgagacagttgttttgtcagtgaaccttgtgagttgtaatggagccgaattttgtaacattacctttgttaaatgttgctgttgtccctggcttcatatgagaagaagaaaaagtccactagctgctaggctaatttatacaatgcaaaatgccatacacttgtgctaaaaacattagcatgttgtatttgtggggaaaatgtgtccagataaagacaagtgtttgtctgtgaatgctgcgagttatagtgaagctgatttgtgtacttgtgtttgaaactgtctctattaagccatgtttaatgtgtgtttaatgtgtgttttgaatcgaCTAAACTTTACTTCACAGACACCCTGCCGCCGActggtgttttggaggtgtaactgcagagtgacacagacacaccaccgcagaagtataaatcccccttaaggaagagagagcaaacctctctgcccttccatgtgcaaatgaggaaagcctgaagcagagagagcaaacctccctgcccatccatgcgcctacatggaaagccataaggcagggagagcagcagcaaagacccccgggaacagaacagagcagcaacaatgacaaacagaaattacattcataagtcagacacagcatgaaaaggaggagctggggtggaggcaggttgcaaagcagctggcagaggaagcagcaacagtaggcaggccagagcagtttaaatagggcgccctgaatgagattcagcaattggttgcatagaaaggaatcatgtgatctatcagctgactcccttccatcaatcagctgcttgatcagctgatgtagctgggatgtgacgatatttgagcaaaaaaatattaatgacaCAGCTTTTTCTTTGTAATAAAGTTTAAATAATCGACTTGTGCATGACCTCAGGGTGGTGTGATCTTTTTTCAGGTATTTACAAAAGCAACAAGCAAAAAAATTTGACAGATGACTGGTCTGTGTAAAAAATATGTTGATTTTAGAAGctatataaaataaacagtCACTGTGAATCTGAAGCAATAAAGACATCTCTTTAGAGCATTAATGAGGGCTCAAAGTGTTATCATGTGTGAGCACAGGCAGATGACTCCTTACTGTCATCATCTTCCCTCCAGCTCTTTTGCATGTCGTACTCCTGTTCCAGGGTCAGCGGCTCTGAGGCggtcagctgctgcagctcaggaGACTTCATCCACTCATGATACCTGAAACAGGTGGATATAAAGGACAGGTACAGGACTGAAGTTGGTTCCTGATTGACAGAAACATAAAGGAAAACATTCCTCAGGTGATTGTTACACCACATAAGAAACTGTCGCGTGCTAGATATCATATCGAAGACAGAGTTGGGGTTtctttgaagtggggttgtgtgaAGTAATTATTCATAGTCACGTGATCACGGTGACGAAAATAAATTCTGCTgttgcccccatccacagcagtacactgcttagcttctgtgtcagtactccagcctgcttctccaaactaggggAGTGTCGACCACCATTTATTGTATATCGTACAATGACTATAGATAAGCACCATATACAACTCAAATTCACAAAATCAGAACCACCCTTTTAAGAATGTGAAGGTTTTTAAAATCTCGTTTCACATTTGTAAAAAGGGGActatttctttattcatttttgtctAGAGCTCATAACGTAGTGAAAGGTCAACACACACTTGGGTTACACTCCTCAAACGTAGGGCTGATTATTGACCCTCTACACCAACTGAAATGTGACCTTGCAgactgtcaaactgtcaaagtaTGAAAAGTATGTCCACTTCTTGATTGTGTGCGACATAATTTCAgtatttttagactttttaatTTAGACAAAAATTGAGATCAGTCTTCACCATTTAGTGTCAACTTTTAAGCCACAGTGGGCAAGAAGTTTTTAAAGGTTCAGACTAATGGACATATTAACATCTTTATGACGCCTTAggaaactccatctgctgatgaaggtTGTATGATGCgactgaaagctccagaacagctactAAATATATCGTGTGTTGAGATGACTGGCagctctttttttgtatttcttaaaGAAAGGGTTTTTTTAACTCAAATTTGATGTTTTATATTGAAATTCAGATTGCAGATTAACATctagaatccaaaaacagatttcaaacttttatagtttttttcaaatctgtttaatgtgtgtggaATCAGAGGAAAATGCGATTTTACTTGTTTATACCTAACGAGACCAAATACTTGTAAATacatcttttatgttttttattgtgtgggTGTTTGGCTATAACTTTTTGTCCATGCTGTCTTGGCCAGTTAAAACAGATCATTGATCTAAACAGAACTTACCTGattaaataaaagacaaaaataaaaaacaaagagtCAAACTTCAGATAGACAGTTAGCCTGGAGGCAGGGTGTCTTACTTTCtagtttctgtctttatttacacttttttattattctaaACCTGTCTAACTTGTACTACAGTACAGTTATTGCAGTTTAAATAGACTgtataatatttttgtttttattttattcttattccTTTTGAATTCAGTAGTGAAAAAAGTCTTTTACTTAGGTAAAAGTAGTGACACCAATgtgtaaaaatactcagttacacataaaaatcctgcattcaaaatcttaatTTCGTAAAAGTACACAGGTTTAAAATTAAGTAccaaaagttcattcattcgttCACCTATTTTCATAGGGTTTTTTTAagacatatttttatttattaataccTTTTTTCTATCCTTTATTTATGTCTTTTGATTTTgcaatactttttattttatcttattatctATCTCTTACTATGTGTATGTTAAACACCAAAGCCTTGTTTACctgatttattttgtattaataatctaattcTGAAAAATTATTAGCAACTAATCttataaatgtagtggagtaaaaagtactgTAGTTGGCTCCAAAATGTAGAAGCAAAATGTAAGTACCAGTATCTCAGATTTGTACTTTAGTACAGTACTAGAAGAAATATATTTAGTTACTTTCAACCACCACAGGCCAGTCtgaaatatcgaaaattagttTTGTCAAAATACAAATTAGCGCTATATTTAAGATCCAAATCAGCCATATTTTATACACTGAGGTAAAATAATGACGTCTTCCTAACAAGAAGACATGAGCAGAGGAACAACATGAAAGAATAAAACAGATATATATTATAAAAGAGACAAACTGGATAAGTAAATACAGTGTTTCTAACAGATGTTGGTTATTATCGTTACCTGGGCACGTGCTCTGCATTGTAAGGCACCAACACGACTCTGTGTCCCTCCAGCAAAGTGTTCTCGTTTATCTTCATGATGTTAAAACCACATTTAAACCACCGATATGACTAATGAGAAGTTTTAACACAGCCTCACACCTGGTGGCTCCACGTCCATGATGCTCAACTCTTTCACTTCCGGGGTTCAAACTGCGCCTGCGCTCACTCAAGTAAAGGCGGAAGTCGCCGCCTGCTGGACAACAGACCGATCAACAGTATCCAAGCTGAGAACAGCGTTCTTCAAATACCAAGCTCCAACTACtactacaaaaaaataaaaataaataaataaaaaatggacCCGATGATCAGTATTTTACTtatttagccttttttttttaagcataaTTTATTAAAATTCCACCCATCTTTAGTGGCTACTGTAATAAAATTCAACTTTACACTAAGTCCCTTAAATTAATAAACTCCAAATGTGCAAAATAATATATCTACAATtatgattttatgattttttctAGTCATTATATTAACTTTTATTACtgaattgtttgattttatgatcaATGGATACATggctgctttttatttatttatttgtttttcagtgttttttaaggTGTCCTTGAGGGTTCTTAAAGgcacctataaataaaatgcattattattattattgttattattattattattaaaagacCTCTGTAGATTAATCggtaatgaataaatatatttatcttTCAATTTCTGTTTACATTATGTTCATTAATGATTAATTTATGGTTAATTCAAAGTGTATTCTGCAtaatttattctattttgtgcctttattgtttttttttgttgtctttgtgttttgtatctCTGGTTGACTGCATCTTGGAAGatgattaaaacatgtaaatgtgGTGTTTGGTTTATTCAAAAACCCAAAAAAgaagacaatttaaaaaaaaaatccagtcatGATGTTGGTAACATGttttaatcataaaaaaatatttggcaattaaaaaataaacttattTTGTTGTTCTCTTCAAGAATGTTGAGCAACATGTGAAACTACTCTCTAATTTGACAAACAAAAAGGTGAACAAGGCACTTAATATCTGTATGTGTTATACTAtttttgtctgatgtgatttaaCTCTGGTTCTTTTGTTATTGCTGTATTTGTAAGCTATCCACTGAATATGTATTATGTtctgtaatttaattttaaataatgaaaattgaaaataaattgaaaaaaacTTTGCAAactttacatgttctccccgtgtcagcgtgggttttctccaggtactccagcttcctcccacagtccaaagacatgcaggttaattggtgactctaaattgtccgtaggtgtgaatgtgagtgtgaatggttgtctgtctctatgtgtcagccctgtgatagtctggtgacctgtccagggtgaaccctgcctcttgcccagtgtcagctgggataggctccagccccccgtgacccccaacaggataatgaaatgaaaatgaataaattgttttaagtaaatgaaaaaaataagacaataaGAGTAAAGATGCTGATAGAATACGTtaatagaacagaatagaacAGAGTTAGAAAAGTTGCTAAATGATGATGTTATAGATACTAAATATATACAGAATAATTTATACCCAGTTTAGATGCTGATACACCCATCATCTGCTTTTCACCTTGAATATATGAAGATACACTTTTAATATATGATGCAGGAGGGTATTAGAACCAATCAAAACTATGAAGAACTACTACTGTAATTTCTCCTAGGTTGGGCCCATTTTGGAGTTAGATTGATTAACCTGTTTAAGGGGAAAAATGGGAGAaatctcaggaagagcaactgaggagggatctctCTCCCAGGACATGCGATAGATGTCgagtgtacagaacagatcaatgTAATAAAATTACAGTTATCCATATtacaaaatgagacataaagagagacatgGAGAGAGATGTTTAAATGTAGATAAAAGTggtttactcaagtaaaagaaGTAATGCTACAGTATAAAAATACTGCTGTTTGTAAAATCCCCAAATTCCTGATTCAGTTCCTCTATTGAACCTGGATGAGTTTATTGTGTAAAGCTCTGTGTATGTACATCAGATGTGTAATAT
The nucleotide sequence above comes from Epinephelus lanceolatus isolate andai-2023 chromosome 21, ASM4190304v1, whole genome shotgun sequence. Encoded proteins:
- the nat9 gene encoding alpha/beta-tubulin-N-acetyltransferase 9, which produces MKINENTLLEGHRVVLVPYNAEHVPRYHEWMKSPELQQLTASEPLTLEQEYDMQKSWREDDDKCTFIILDKKQWADSSVDQEQCMVGDVNIFLTDPTDPSLAELEIMIAEPSYRGRGIGKEVTCMMMSYGVAKLGVKKFEVKIGLDNEVSIAMFKKLHFQEVSVCKVFKEVTLEMPVDESVRMRLLDDTADMKERDYRQACSDRQKLVSQ